The Bradyrhizobium diazoefficiens genome contains the following window.
GCGAAATATCATCTGACTATCGATGCCGCACTATCACCGGCGCAGCGCCGCACCCATCATCTCGTCACGCGCATGCTGGACGATCTCTACTGGGTGATGTCGTATTCACGCTGGAAGGACGAGCGCTACTATCCGGCGTTTCGCGACGGCTTCATCGCCCAGCATCCGCAGATCGACGCCGATGGCTTCGAGAAGGCAAAAGCCTACAATGCACAGCGCTATCATTTTCAGGGCATCGGCCGCTACAGGCCCGAGCAGGCCTATGCGCGGGGACTTTCCGATTTACAGGTGCTGACCGAGATCGTGCCGGCGCACGATTTCGTCGATGGCGAGCGGCCGACCAGCTGCGATGCCGGGATCTACGGCTTCATCGCGAATATCTATTATCTGCCGATTCCGACGCCGCTGAAAGCGTTCGTCGAGGCGCACGAGAACCTGATCGCGCATTGCGAGCGGATTCATGCGATGGTGAGTTCGTAGATCGTACTTCGTAGGGTGGGTTAGCCCTGCGGCTGCGCGAAGCGAAGTCCGCTGGCGTAACCCACCACTGTTCCTATCCGCGGAAACAGAAGAGGTGGGTTACGGCTTCGCCTAACCCACCCTACGCACCTCTTCCTACCGCATCGTGATCGCAAGCCCGCTCAGATCCGCGTTCGCCATCAGGCCGACCTGGGTGCCGGTCAGCTCCAGCACCGCGCCCTTTTGGTTGGTCAGCACGATGGCGCGGGCGCCGCGGCCGACCGCGAGACCGGCACCTGCGGCGCCATAGACGCCGGCGACGTCCGAGGGACGGTTGATGTTGGAGACGCGGCCGCGCAGCACGGTCTTGGAGCCGCCGAAGACGAGGCCGTAATCGAGCCCGCCGGCCGAGAGCGAATAGGAGCGGCCGCGGAAGTTCAGCGTACCGCCCCCGCCCGAACCGCCGATGATCCAGCCCGCCTTGTAGATCGTCAGCACCACGGTGCCGCCGTCGGCCTGCGCCGCGGTCGAGAGGCCGGCCAGTGCGGCAATGCCGACGAGCGCGGCACGCAAGGTGGAAGCAATCTTCATGGGGCGTCTCCGGGGGCTATTTTTCAAGGCAGGGGAATCGAAAGCAATCGAATCAGACGCTGCAATCTATCCGATCGATCGCGGCGGCAACATGATGGCGGCGGTGCGCTCGGTCTGCTCCCTCGCCCCGTTCTTACGGGGAGAGGGTTGGGGTGCGGGGCTGCCTCCGCAAAATAAGTGACAGTTGGACTCGCGGAGACTCCCCCTCACCCGGAATTTGCTGACGCAAATTCCGGCCTCTCCCCGCGCGCGGGGAGAGGCGAAGCAAGGATCGCTTCCGCACACCGACGCGCCAACCCCACCATGCCATCCTGCCCCTGTTTTGCCCGACGGGTCAACCAAATATTTCTGCCTTCCCGAATTCAAGTTTTGCCAATCATTTCTACTGTGCATGGGGTTGTTTTCGCGTTTTCTGTTGGAGCGTGCCCCGCGTGCCGCTACGCTGCGGCGAACTCCATCACCGTTCGAGGCGACCCCATGCCGATCCAGCATTTCGCACCCCCGCCGCACGTCAAGGCGCCGCCGCTGTCCTTTGCGGCGCGCGTCGGCGACCTGCTGTTCGTCTCCGGCATTCCCGGCTTCGATGCCCAGGGTGCGCTGCCTGACGGCTTCGAGGCGCAGTTCGCCAATGTCGTCGTCAACATCAGGCGCGTGCTGGACGAGGCCGGCGCCACGACGCGCGACCTCGTCAAGGTCAACGTGCTCTTGACTCGCGCTTCCGATGTGGCCCCCATGAACGCGCTCTATGCCGGCGCGTTCGGTCCGCCGCCCTATCCTGCCCGCACAACTTGCGTGGTGCAGGCGCTGCCCGATCCGAAGATGCTGATCGAGATCGAGGCGGTGGCCTCGCTGGCGCGGTGAGCCGCGCCAGGCGCGTGTGTCTTGCCGGGCACTCGGCCGAACCAAGTGCCCGGCTTCTTCTGACATATCCGTGAACGGCCGCTCCTCGGCTTGCAAAGGATCTGCTTTTACCGCACGAATTTTGCGTCACACGTCCCATCAGGAGATTTTTCATGCGTCGCGTTCTCGCTCTTTGTGCCGTTGCCGGCATCGCCACCTCCGTGTTCGCCGTGCCCGCGTCCGCAGCGGTCGGCTATTACGTGATCCGTTGGGACAACACCGGCATCTGCCAGGTCTGGAACGAGGGCCTGAAGTATAAGCCGTTCCAGTGGGGCGTCTCGACCTACAAGGTGGTCAGCAAGCCGCTCCCGACCTTCACGGCCGCCTCCGAGCTCCAGATCAAGATGCGCGCCGAGCGCCGCTGCACGCTCTGAGCCGATCGGCCAGTCCCATTCGAGGGCGGGTTGCGCGAGCAGCCCGCCCTCTTCTTTTGCGACGACAAGTCTTTTGCAACGACAAGG
Protein-coding sequences here:
- a CDS encoding glutathione S-transferase family protein, which produces MLTLYSYPELFGVADNNGYGLKVYAFLKLAGVPFVHEHVFDASTAPRGQLPYIVDDGEIIGDSETIIAHAIAKYHLTIDAALSPAQRRTHHLVTRMLDDLYWVMSYSRWKDERYYPAFRDGFIAQHPQIDADGFEKAKAYNAQRYHFQGIGRYRPEQAYARGLSDLQVLTEIVPAHDFVDGERPTSCDAGIYGFIANIYYLPIPTPLKAFVEAHENLIAHCERIHAMVSS
- a CDS encoding RidA family protein, producing MPIQHFAPPPHVKAPPLSFAARVGDLLFVSGIPGFDAQGALPDGFEAQFANVVVNIRRVLDEAGATTRDLVKVNVLLTRASDVAPMNALYAGAFGPPPYPARTTCVVQALPDPKMLIEIEAVASLAR